Proteins encoded together in one Buteo buteo chromosome 26, bButBut1.hap1.1, whole genome shotgun sequence window:
- the GNS gene encoding N-acetylglucosamine-6-sulfatase, with translation MSAAAAVRGLALAALLVLSPATAARQARRPNVVLILTDDQDVCLGGMTPLKKTNALIAQMGVTFVNAYVPSALCCPSRASILTGKYPHNHHVVNNTLEGNCSSKLWQKIQEPYTFPALLKTMCGYQTFFAGKYLNEYGAEDAGGVGHVPPGWSFWYALEKNSKYYNYTLSVNGKARRHGENYSVDYLTDVLANMSLDFLEYKSNFEPFFMMISTPAPHSPWTAAPQYKKSFQNVSAPRNSNFNIHGKNKHWLIRQAKTPMTNSSIQFLDDAYRKRWQTLLSVDDLIEKLVKKLELNGELDNTYIFYTSDNGYHTGQFSLPIDKRQLYEFDIKVPLLVRGPGIKPNQTNKMLVANIDLGPTILDIAGYDLNKTQMDGMSLLPLLTGDKNVTWRSDFLVEYQGEGYNGSDPTCPGLGPGVTHCFPDCVCEDSYNNTYACVRTLSTSWDLQYCEFDDREVFVEVYNLTADPHQINNIAKTIDQEILEKMNYRLMMLQSCSGATCRTPGVFDPGYRFDPRLMFSNHGVRARRFSAQSLKGT, from the exons atgtCCGCCGCCGCGGCCGTCCGGGGGCTGGCGCTGGCCGCGCTGCTGGTGCTGAGCCCGGCGACGGCGGCCCGGCAGGCGCGGAGGCCCAACGTGGTGCTCATCCTCACCGACGACCAGGACGTCTGCCTGGGCGGCATG ACCCCCCTGAAGAAGACGAACGCTCTCATTGCGCAGATGGGAGTAACCTTCGTCAACGCG TATGTTCCCAGTGCGCTTTGCTGTCCCAGTCGAGCTagcattttaacaggaaaatatcCACATAATCATCATGTTGTCAATAACACTCTGGAAGGAAACTGTAGCAGCAAGTTATGGCAGAAGATTCAAGAACCATACACCTTCCCAGCGCTGCTCAAAACTATGTGTGGTTATCAAACGTTCTTTGCTGGAAAGTATTTGAATGAG TACGGAGcagaggatgcaggaggagTAGGTCATGTCCCTCCTGGATGGAGTTTTTGGTATGCTTTG gaaaaaaattcaaagtacTACAACTATACTCTTTCAGTAAATGGCAAAGCACGAAGGCATGGTGAGAACTACAGTGTAGATTATCTGACAGATGTACTG GCCAACATGTCATTGGACTTCTTGGAGTATAAATCTAATTTTGAACCTTTCTTTATGATGATCTCAACCCCAGCACCACACTCCCCTTGGACAGCTGCTCCACAGTATAAGAAGAGCTTTCAGAATGTCAGTGCACCAAGGAACAGCAATTTTAATATTCATGGAAAG aacaaGCACTGGTTAATTCGACAAGCAAAGACTCCAATGACTAACTCTTCAATACAGTTTCTTGATGATGCTTATAGAAAGCG GTGGCAAACTCTGCTGTCAGTAGATGATCTGATAGAGAAACTAGTGAAGAAACTGGAACTGAATGGAGAATTGGACAACACGTACATCTTTTACACATCAGACAATGGCTACCACACTG GCCAGTTTTCTTTGCCAATAGACAAACGGCAGCTGTATGAGTTTGATATCAAAGTTCCATTGCTAGTTCGAGGACCAGGGATAAAACCAAATCAGACAAACAAG ATGCTTGTTGCAAATATTGACTTGGGTCCCACTATTCTGGATATCGCAGGGTATGACTTGAACAAGACCCAGATGGATGGGATGTCATTATTGCCGCTGTTG ACAGGAGACAAAAATGTGACATGGAGATCGGACTTCTTGGTGGAGTACCAAGGAGAAGGATACAATGGCAGTGATCCTACCTGTCCTGGCCTAGGACCTGGAGTCACA CACTGCTTCCCAGACTGTGTCTGTGAAGATTCCTATAACAACACATATGCTTGTGTAAGGACACTGTCAACTTCCTGGGATCTGCAGTACTGTGAATTTGATGACCGGGAG GTGTTTGTGGAAGTGTATAACTTGACTGCAGATCCACACCAGATCAATAACATTGCTAAAACAATTGATCAAGAAATTCTAGAAAAGATGAACTATCGATTAATGATGCTGCAGTCCTGTTCAGGAGCAACTTGCCGTACACCAGGTGTCTTCGATCCTGG GTACAGGTTTGACCCAAGGCTCATGTTCAGCAATCACGGTGTCCGGGCTCGGAGGTTTTCTGCACAGTCCTTGAAAGGCACTTAA
- the LOC142045003 gene encoding adipocyte plasma membrane-associated protein-like isoform X1, which yields MAGIARFPAWGFPAAVLVIFASIYFLPSPIDPEPFIFEKPPPALVGSLQVNKKLQSGQRIFTGQLKGPESFTVDDEGNIYTGTVDGKLWMISGGQLHFITQMGQDMPECGTPDYEPICGRPHGVRMDQDGNVIVVDSYLGLYKVNPRTGEKTLLLPSEKGVDGLPFKFLNGLEISKKNLIYFTDSSSKWERRHHKYEVIETNHLGRLLAYDPVTRTARTVLSGLYMANGIALSPYEDYILIAETSICRIIRYWVSGANAGKKEVFVDNLPGYPDNIRLSHTGLYRVGISTTRFPSFFSPFLDAVGPYPFLKRFIAKVTPLSFYSIFLHKHGLFLEINDKGDIVASFHDPDGSVTWAVSDVFEHDGKVYLVSEKDVKMLITSYLETVKTNFEATQWERVRVISCKVTCY from the exons ATGGCAGGGATTGCCAG gTTCCCAGCGTGGGGGTTTCCAGCTGCAGTCCTTGTGATTTTTGCTAGCATTTACTTTTTACCATCTCCCATTGATCCAGAACCATTCAT TTTTGAAAAGCCACCTCCTGCCTTAGTTGGATCACTGCAAGTGAATAAAAAGCTTCAGAGTGGACAAAGAATCTTCACGGGTCAACTGAAAGGTCCTGAGTCTTTTACTGTTGATGATGAAG GTAATATCTACACTGGTACTGTGGATGGGAAACTATGGATGATCAGTGGTGGCCAGCTGCATTTCATTACTCAAATGGGGCAGGATATGCCTGAATGTG GAACTCCAGACTATGAACCAATATGTGGCCGGCCCCATGGTGTCCGAATGGATCAGGACGGTAACGTGATTGTGGTGGATTCATACTTAGGCCTGTACAAAGTCAATCCaaggacaggagaaaaaaccctCCTGCTGCCGAGTGAAAAAG GTGTGGATGGGCTGCCTTTCAAATTCCTAAATGGCTTagaaatatcaaagaaaaatttgatttattttacgGATTCAAGTAGCAAGTGGGAAAGACGACATCACAAATATGAG GTAATTGAAACAAACCATCTTGGTCGCCTCTTGGCCTATGACCCTGTAACAAGAACAGCAAGAACGGTGCTCAGTGGCTTGTACATGGCAAATGGGATTGCACTGTCTCCCTACGAAGATTACATACTAATAGCAGAAACCAGCATATGTAGAATCATACG CTATTGGGTGAGCGGAGctaatgcaggaaaaaaagaagtttttgtGGACAACCTGCCTGGGTATCCAGACAACATCAGATTATCACACACAGGCTTATACAGAGTTGGAATATCTACTACTCGCTTTCCtagtttcttttctccttttctggaTGCTGTAGGACCATATCCATTCCTGAAGAGATTTATTGCAAAG gTGACTCCTTTATCAttctacagcatttttcttcacaaacatGGCTTGTTCTTAGAAATTAATGACAAAGGAGACATTGTGGCAAGCTTCCATGACCCTGATGGTAGCGTCACTTGGGCTGTCAGTGATGTCTTTGAGCACGATGGGAAGGTGTATCTAG TGTCTGAGAAAGACGTCAAAATGCTGATTACTTCTTATCTGGAGACAGTCAAGACCAACTTTGAAGCAACGCAGTGGGAAAGAGTCAGAGTTATCTCCTGCAAGGTCACTTGCTATTAG
- the LOC142045003 gene encoding adipocyte plasma membrane-associated protein-like isoform X2 has product MAGIASFEKPPPALVGSLQVNKKLQSGQRIFTGQLKGPESFTVDDEGNIYTGTVDGKLWMISGGQLHFITQMGQDMPECGTPDYEPICGRPHGVRMDQDGNVIVVDSYLGLYKVNPRTGEKTLLLPSEKGVDGLPFKFLNGLEISKKNLIYFTDSSSKWERRHHKYEVIETNHLGRLLAYDPVTRTARTVLSGLYMANGIALSPYEDYILIAETSICRIIRYWVSGANAGKKEVFVDNLPGYPDNIRLSHTGLYRVGISTTRFPSFFSPFLDAVGPYPFLKRFIAKVTPLSFYSIFLHKHGLFLEINDKGDIVASFHDPDGSVTWAVSDVFEHDGKVYLVSEKDVKMLITSYLETVKTNFEATQWERVRVISCKVTCY; this is encoded by the exons ATGGCAGGGATTGCCAG TTTTGAAAAGCCACCTCCTGCCTTAGTTGGATCACTGCAAGTGAATAAAAAGCTTCAGAGTGGACAAAGAATCTTCACGGGTCAACTGAAAGGTCCTGAGTCTTTTACTGTTGATGATGAAG GTAATATCTACACTGGTACTGTGGATGGGAAACTATGGATGATCAGTGGTGGCCAGCTGCATTTCATTACTCAAATGGGGCAGGATATGCCTGAATGTG GAACTCCAGACTATGAACCAATATGTGGCCGGCCCCATGGTGTCCGAATGGATCAGGACGGTAACGTGATTGTGGTGGATTCATACTTAGGCCTGTACAAAGTCAATCCaaggacaggagaaaaaaccctCCTGCTGCCGAGTGAAAAAG GTGTGGATGGGCTGCCTTTCAAATTCCTAAATGGCTTagaaatatcaaagaaaaatttgatttattttacgGATTCAAGTAGCAAGTGGGAAAGACGACATCACAAATATGAG GTAATTGAAACAAACCATCTTGGTCGCCTCTTGGCCTATGACCCTGTAACAAGAACAGCAAGAACGGTGCTCAGTGGCTTGTACATGGCAAATGGGATTGCACTGTCTCCCTACGAAGATTACATACTAATAGCAGAAACCAGCATATGTAGAATCATACG CTATTGGGTGAGCGGAGctaatgcaggaaaaaaagaagtttttgtGGACAACCTGCCTGGGTATCCAGACAACATCAGATTATCACACACAGGCTTATACAGAGTTGGAATATCTACTACTCGCTTTCCtagtttcttttctccttttctggaTGCTGTAGGACCATATCCATTCCTGAAGAGATTTATTGCAAAG gTGACTCCTTTATCAttctacagcatttttcttcacaaacatGGCTTGTTCTTAGAAATTAATGACAAAGGAGACATTGTGGCAAGCTTCCATGACCCTGATGGTAGCGTCACTTGGGCTGTCAGTGATGTCTTTGAGCACGATGGGAAGGTGTATCTAG TGTCTGAGAAAGACGTCAAAATGCTGATTACTTCTTATCTGGAGACAGTCAAGACCAACTTTGAAGCAACGCAGTGGGAAAGAGTCAGAGTTATCTCCTGCAAGGTCACTTGCTATTAG
- the LOC142045003 gene encoding adipocyte plasma membrane-associated protein-like isoform X5, translated as MCNIYTGTVDGKLWMISGGQLHFITQMGQDMPECGTPDYEPICGRPHGVRMDQDGNVIVVDSYLGLYKVNPRTGEKTLLLPSEKGVDGLPFKFLNGLEISKKNLIYFTDSSSKWERRHHKYEVIETNHLGRLLAYDPVTRTARTVLSGLYMANGIALSPYEDYILIAETSICRIIRYWVSGANAGKKEVFVDNLPGYPDNIRLSHTGLYRVGISTTRFPSFFSPFLDAVGPYPFLKRFIAKVTPLSFYSIFLHKHGLFLEINDKGDIVASFHDPDGSVTWAVSDVFEHDGKVYLVSEKDVKMLITSYLETVKTNFEATQWERVRVISCKVTCY; from the exons atgT GTAATATCTACACTGGTACTGTGGATGGGAAACTATGGATGATCAGTGGTGGCCAGCTGCATTTCATTACTCAAATGGGGCAGGATATGCCTGAATGTG GAACTCCAGACTATGAACCAATATGTGGCCGGCCCCATGGTGTCCGAATGGATCAGGACGGTAACGTGATTGTGGTGGATTCATACTTAGGCCTGTACAAAGTCAATCCaaggacaggagaaaaaaccctCCTGCTGCCGAGTGAAAAAG GTGTGGATGGGCTGCCTTTCAAATTCCTAAATGGCTTagaaatatcaaagaaaaatttgatttattttacgGATTCAAGTAGCAAGTGGGAAAGACGACATCACAAATATGAG GTAATTGAAACAAACCATCTTGGTCGCCTCTTGGCCTATGACCCTGTAACAAGAACAGCAAGAACGGTGCTCAGTGGCTTGTACATGGCAAATGGGATTGCACTGTCTCCCTACGAAGATTACATACTAATAGCAGAAACCAGCATATGTAGAATCATACG CTATTGGGTGAGCGGAGctaatgcaggaaaaaaagaagtttttgtGGACAACCTGCCTGGGTATCCAGACAACATCAGATTATCACACACAGGCTTATACAGAGTTGGAATATCTACTACTCGCTTTCCtagtttcttttctccttttctggaTGCTGTAGGACCATATCCATTCCTGAAGAGATTTATTGCAAAG gTGACTCCTTTATCAttctacagcatttttcttcacaaacatGGCTTGTTCTTAGAAATTAATGACAAAGGAGACATTGTGGCAAGCTTCCATGACCCTGATGGTAGCGTCACTTGGGCTGTCAGTGATGTCTTTGAGCACGATGGGAAGGTGTATCTAG TGTCTGAGAAAGACGTCAAAATGCTGATTACTTCTTATCTGGAGACAGTCAAGACCAACTTTGAAGCAACGCAGTGGGAAAGAGTCAGAGTTATCTCCTGCAAGGTCACTTGCTATTAG
- the LOC142045003 gene encoding adipocyte plasma membrane-associated protein-like isoform X3, with protein MAGIARFPAWGFPAAVLVIFASIYFLPSPIDPEPFIFEKPPPALVGSLQVNKKLQSGQRIFTGQLKGPESFTVDDEGNIYTGTVDGKLWMISGGQLHFITQMGQDMPECGTPDYEPICGRPHGVRMDQDGNVIVVDSYLGLYKVNPRTGEKTLLLPSEKGVDGLPFKFLNGLEISKKNLIYFTDSSSKWERRHHKYEVIETNHLGRLLAYDPVTRTARTVLSGLYMANGIALSPYEDYILIAETSICRIIRYWVSGANAGKKEVFVDNLPGYPDNIRLSHTGLYRVGISTTRFPSFFSPFLDAVGPYPFLKRFIAKVTPLSFYSIFLHKHGLFLEINDKGDIVASFHDPDGSVTWAVSDVFEHDGKVYLGLE; from the exons ATGGCAGGGATTGCCAG gTTCCCAGCGTGGGGGTTTCCAGCTGCAGTCCTTGTGATTTTTGCTAGCATTTACTTTTTACCATCTCCCATTGATCCAGAACCATTCAT TTTTGAAAAGCCACCTCCTGCCTTAGTTGGATCACTGCAAGTGAATAAAAAGCTTCAGAGTGGACAAAGAATCTTCACGGGTCAACTGAAAGGTCCTGAGTCTTTTACTGTTGATGATGAAG GTAATATCTACACTGGTACTGTGGATGGGAAACTATGGATGATCAGTGGTGGCCAGCTGCATTTCATTACTCAAATGGGGCAGGATATGCCTGAATGTG GAACTCCAGACTATGAACCAATATGTGGCCGGCCCCATGGTGTCCGAATGGATCAGGACGGTAACGTGATTGTGGTGGATTCATACTTAGGCCTGTACAAAGTCAATCCaaggacaggagaaaaaaccctCCTGCTGCCGAGTGAAAAAG GTGTGGATGGGCTGCCTTTCAAATTCCTAAATGGCTTagaaatatcaaagaaaaatttgatttattttacgGATTCAAGTAGCAAGTGGGAAAGACGACATCACAAATATGAG GTAATTGAAACAAACCATCTTGGTCGCCTCTTGGCCTATGACCCTGTAACAAGAACAGCAAGAACGGTGCTCAGTGGCTTGTACATGGCAAATGGGATTGCACTGTCTCCCTACGAAGATTACATACTAATAGCAGAAACCAGCATATGTAGAATCATACG CTATTGGGTGAGCGGAGctaatgcaggaaaaaaagaagtttttgtGGACAACCTGCCTGGGTATCCAGACAACATCAGATTATCACACACAGGCTTATACAGAGTTGGAATATCTACTACTCGCTTTCCtagtttcttttctccttttctggaTGCTGTAGGACCATATCCATTCCTGAAGAGATTTATTGCAAAG gTGACTCCTTTATCAttctacagcatttttcttcacaaacatGGCTTGTTCTTAGAAATTAATGACAAAGGAGACATTGTGGCAAGCTTCCATGACCCTGATGGTAGCGTCACTTGGGCTGTCAGTGATGTCTTTGAGCACGATGGGAAGGTGTATCTAG GGTTGGAATAG
- the LOC142045003 gene encoding adipocyte plasma membrane-associated protein-like isoform X4 — MAGIARFPAWGFPAAVLVIFASIYFLPSPIDPEPFIFEKPPPALVGSLQVNKKLQSGQRIFTGQLKGPESFTVDDEGNIYTGTVDGKLWMISGGQLHFITQMGQDMPECGTPDYEPICGRPHGVRMDQDGNVIVVDSYLGLYKVNPRTGEKTLLLPSEKGVDGLPFKFLNGLEISKKNLIYFTDSSSKWERRHHKYEVIETNHLGRLLAYDPVTRTARTVLSGLYMANGIALSPYEDYILIAETSICRIIRYWVSGANAGKKEVFVDNLPGYPDNIRLSHTGLYRVGISTTRFPSFFSPFLDAVGPYPFLKRFIAKETQETASSLPASIPTHTNFDFSGTFEGWFLFYILKHSSFTVVVIPRTHL; from the exons ATGGCAGGGATTGCCAG gTTCCCAGCGTGGGGGTTTCCAGCTGCAGTCCTTGTGATTTTTGCTAGCATTTACTTTTTACCATCTCCCATTGATCCAGAACCATTCAT TTTTGAAAAGCCACCTCCTGCCTTAGTTGGATCACTGCAAGTGAATAAAAAGCTTCAGAGTGGACAAAGAATCTTCACGGGTCAACTGAAAGGTCCTGAGTCTTTTACTGTTGATGATGAAG GTAATATCTACACTGGTACTGTGGATGGGAAACTATGGATGATCAGTGGTGGCCAGCTGCATTTCATTACTCAAATGGGGCAGGATATGCCTGAATGTG GAACTCCAGACTATGAACCAATATGTGGCCGGCCCCATGGTGTCCGAATGGATCAGGACGGTAACGTGATTGTGGTGGATTCATACTTAGGCCTGTACAAAGTCAATCCaaggacaggagaaaaaaccctCCTGCTGCCGAGTGAAAAAG GTGTGGATGGGCTGCCTTTCAAATTCCTAAATGGCTTagaaatatcaaagaaaaatttgatttattttacgGATTCAAGTAGCAAGTGGGAAAGACGACATCACAAATATGAG GTAATTGAAACAAACCATCTTGGTCGCCTCTTGGCCTATGACCCTGTAACAAGAACAGCAAGAACGGTGCTCAGTGGCTTGTACATGGCAAATGGGATTGCACTGTCTCCCTACGAAGATTACATACTAATAGCAGAAACCAGCATATGTAGAATCATACG CTATTGGGTGAGCGGAGctaatgcaggaaaaaaagaagtttttgtGGACAACCTGCCTGGGTATCCAGACAACATCAGATTATCACACACAGGCTTATACAGAGTTGGAATATCTACTACTCGCTTTCCtagtttcttttctccttttctggaTGCTGTAGGACCATATCCATTCCTGAAGAGATTTATTGCAAAG GAAACGCAAGAGACTGCTTCATCTTTACCAGCCAGCATACCAACACATActaactttgatttttctggaACATTTGAGGgctggtttcttttttacatCTTAAAACATAGCAGTTTTACTGTTGTGGTAATACCAAGAACCCATTTATAA